One genomic region from Acinetobacter defluvii encodes:
- a CDS encoding isochorismatase family protein, giving the protein MKPVLLIIDVQSTFNPPNWLIQKLEKLLPSVHSIATIELHDESIVPFKSQLNWAPSEFDECPLKVEKVFIKYGYSPTDDLIQYLKGLDTQQVYVCGIQTDTCVLAAGFRLFDAGLFPCLVTDLTVGSSLDRSGNLGIQLWKHHFRSITTSENLSSNTMI; this is encoded by the coding sequence ATGAAACCAGTCCTGTTAATAATTGATGTTCAATCAACTTTTAATCCTCCTAACTGGTTAATACAAAAATTAGAAAAATTGCTGCCTTCGGTTCATTCAATCGCGACTATAGAACTACATGATGAATCAATAGTTCCCTTCAAAAGCCAGCTAAATTGGGCTCCATCGGAATTTGATGAATGTCCACTAAAAGTAGAGAAAGTATTTATTAAGTATGGATATTCTCCAACAGATGACTTGATTCAGTATTTGAAAGGTTTAGATACTCAACAAGTTTATGTATGTGGTATCCAAACGGATACGTGTGTTCTTGCTGCTGGTTTTAGATTATTTGATGCTGGTCTTTTCCCCTGCTTAGTTACAGATTTAACTGTAGGTTCTTCTTTAGATCGAAGTGGAAATTTAGGAATTCAACTTTGGAAACATCATTTTAGATCAATTACTACATCTGAAAATTTATCTTCTAATACGATGATTTAA